In the Deinococcus fonticola genome, CGTTCCATCTCGCACAGAAATTTGGCGGTCAGCTGCGCGATGCACCATTGCTTTTTGCGATGCGGCTGGACTTCGTTTTTTTCAGGATGTAGAACACCGTTGAGGGCGCAATGCCCTCAACAAGCTGGAGTTCGACCGCTTTGTCTGCCAGCAGACGAATACTCCACTGGCTATGACCCTCTGGCGCCTCACTGCACGCCAACGCGGTGATCGCCGCTCGATCCTGGCCATCGAATTTTGCTGGACGTCCCGTGTGGGGTGCATCGAATAGGGCGTCTTCCAGGCCCCCCAGGACGAAGTGTTTGCGTGTGGA is a window encoding:
- a CDS encoding helix-turn-helix domain-containing protein encodes the protein MGRPIQYAVVLSAEQEQYLKSLTSKGSGKARVMTRARILLLSHQGTADLEISRAFGISVQMVRSTRKHFVLGGLEDALFDAPHTGRPAKFDGQDRAAITALACSEAPEGHSQWSIRLLADKAVELQLVEGIAPSTVFYILKKTKSSRIAKSNGASRS